In one window of Chloroflexota bacterium DNA:
- a CDS encoding zinc ribbon domain-containing protein: MGYLKDERPTTIGVEGIWNLGAYHYKGSRLLEEYGAGLKEKKLIGSFCPGCAKVIVPPRNLCGRCYRKMDGRKTVSDRGTITCFVISPPIYKGKLKVLGMDPVEAGLVKDGQIVIPVFVKFDGSDSNTDTVLLNAEPKAVHIGMRVKVVWAQELKGGLGDVEGVEPL; the protein is encoded by the coding sequence ATGGGATACCTGAAGGACGAACGGCCGACGACAATAGGTGTGGAAGGCATATGGAATCTGGGCGCATACCACTACAAGGGCTCCAGACTGCTGGAAGAGTATGGCGCGGGTCTCAAAGAGAAGAAGCTGATCGGCTCGTTTTGCCCCGGCTGCGCCAAGGTCATTGTGCCTCCCAGAAACCTGTGCGGAAGGTGTTACCGCAAGATGGATGGGCGAAAGACCGTTAGTGACAGGGGGACAATTACCTGCTTCGTGATCAGCCCCCCCATATACAAAGGCAAACTGAAGGTTCTGGGCATGGATCCCGTGGAAGCAGGCTTGGTGAAAGACGGGCAAATAGTGATTCCGGTCTTCGTCAAGTTCGATGGCTCTGACTCGAATACTGATACCGTCCTGCTGAATGCGGAGCCCAAAGCTGTTCACATAGGCATGAGGGTCAAAGTTGTCTGGGCGCAAGAGTTGAAGGGCGGCCTGGGCGACGTCGAAGGAGTTGAGCCTCTCTAG
- a CDS encoding Zn-ribbon domain-containing OB-fold protein: protein MEGKSEIVEVKTFPFPARFDWATGPAMQRFIQALAGRRVLGAKCPGCGYTYVPPRSRCGRCHAVIEEKNMVDLSGEGTLVSYTKAHVKMDGNGNFQDLEKPMTIGAVKLDEADSLLFLPAEGVKAADLKEGLKVKIQWREQTKGELADIRGFEPAG from the coding sequence ATGGAAGGCAAATCCGAGATAGTTGAGGTGAAGACCTTTCCGTTCCCAGCCCGCTTTGACTGGGCAACAGGCCCGGCGATGCAGAGGTTCATCCAGGCACTAGCCGGCAGAAGAGTCCTCGGAGCGAAATGCCCCGGGTGTGGATACACCTATGTGCCCCCCAGGTCCAGATGCGGCAGATGCCATGCCGTAATCGAAGAGAAGAACATGGTTGACCTCTCCGGCGAAGGTACGCTGGTAAGCTATACGAAAGCGCACGTCAAAATGGATGGCAATGGGAACTTCCAGGATCTGGAGAAACCCATGACAATCGGAGCGGTGAAGCTGGATGAGGCAGATTCCCTGCTGTTCCTGCCTGCCGAAGGGGTCAAGGCGGCGGATCTCAAGGAGGGTCTCAAAGTCAAGATACAGTGGCGGGAGCAAACCAAGGGAGAATTGGCAGACATCAGGGGTTTCGAACCGGCTGGGTAG
- a CDS encoding 3-keto-5-aminohexanoate cleavage protein encodes MASWPKTIITCALTGSAVAPCQTPYLPITPDQLADEAYRAYKAGAAVVHVHVRKPEDGSSTADLKIWKETLTKIKEKCNVVICPTTGGGFGMTADQRIAVVPEFEPEMCSLDVESMNFAVFPLVERIKEFKYPWEKFVMEASKDYVFKNTFADLEVFTTAMKKHNVKPEVEVYGTNGIANAGFLIRAGQLGLPMHIQYVLGVLGGSMATPYELMHLQTETLRWLGAGNFTWSVIGVGYPAEFHLGAVAMAMGGHVRVGMEDNIYVKHNVLAKSNAELVEKIVKIAELFEKEIATPDDARQMLGLKGGDKVKF; translated from the coding sequence ATGGCAAGCTGGCCCAAAACCATTATCACCTGCGCTCTGACAGGATCTGCGGTGGCTCCATGCCAAACACCTTATCTGCCGATAACTCCGGACCAGCTAGCTGATGAAGCATACAGAGCGTACAAAGCTGGAGCGGCGGTGGTACACGTCCACGTCAGAAAACCAGAGGACGGCAGTTCAACAGCCGATTTGAAGATCTGGAAGGAAACCCTCACCAAGATCAAGGAGAAATGCAACGTAGTGATCTGCCCCACCACCGGCGGCGGTTTTGGGATGACCGCAGACCAGAGAATAGCAGTTGTCCCCGAGTTTGAGCCCGAAATGTGCTCCCTGGACGTTGAGAGCATGAACTTCGCCGTCTTCCCGCTCGTAGAGAGGATCAAAGAATTTAAATACCCCTGGGAGAAATTCGTAATGGAGGCGTCGAAGGACTACGTTTTCAAGAACACCTTCGCCGACCTGGAAGTCTTCACCACGGCCATGAAGAAGCACAATGTCAAGCCGGAGGTCGAAGTCTACGGTACAAATGGAATCGCTAACGCAGGCTTCCTGATCAGAGCAGGACAACTGGGTCTGCCGATGCATATACAGTATGTCCTCGGAGTTTTGGGGGGTTCAATGGCCACACCATACGAACTCATGCACCTTCAGACGGAAACGCTCCGATGGCTGGGTGCAGGCAACTTCACCTGGTCCGTCATCGGCGTCGGCTATCCCGCGGAGTTCCATCTTGGAGCGGTGGCGATGGCCATGGGTGGCCACGTGAGAGTAGGGATGGAAGACAACATATACGTGAAGCACAATGTGCTGGCAAAGAGCAACGCGGAGCTGGTGGAGAAGATTGTCAAGATCGCGGAGCTCTTCGAAAAGGAAATCGCCACGCCCGATGACGCCAGGCAGATGCTGGGGCTCAAGGGCGGCGACAAGGTGAAGTTCTAG
- a CDS encoding cyclase family protein, translating to MRRLIDLSVPTESSPSEPLPVEVRHQGHRLSVEVMKSFFGCNERDLPDGLGWANDAVNIISHSGTHVDAPWHYSPVCEGKKARTIDEMPLEWFYGDGVVLDMRHKPRGSGVSVDDLKRALTGVKYDIKPWDIVLIQTGADKLWGRREYFEAGCGMTRDSTIWLIEKGVRVMGIDAWGWDRPFWALKEEFARTGEKGLLWGAHYAGIEKEYCHIEKLANLDQLPRPFGFKVVCFPVKLTGGSAAWSRVVAMVED from the coding sequence ATGAGAAGACTGATCGATCTGAGCGTGCCCACGGAATCCAGTCCCAGTGAACCCCTTCCGGTGGAGGTGAGACATCAGGGACATCGGCTAAGCGTCGAGGTCATGAAGTCTTTCTTCGGGTGCAACGAGAGGGATCTGCCCGACGGGCTGGGCTGGGCCAATGACGCGGTGAACATTATTTCCCATTCTGGAACCCATGTCGATGCACCCTGGCATTATTCCCCTGTGTGCGAGGGCAAGAAGGCCAGGACCATCGATGAGATGCCGCTGGAGTGGTTCTATGGCGATGGCGTGGTATTGGACATGAGACACAAGCCGCGCGGCTCGGGCGTAAGCGTTGACGACCTTAAGAGAGCTTTGACTGGAGTCAAATACGATATCAAGCCCTGGGACATCGTCCTGATACAGACTGGCGCGGATAAACTGTGGGGGAGACGGGAGTATTTCGAAGCCGGGTGTGGTATGACCAGGGATTCCACGATCTGGCTGATAGAGAAGGGCGTCAGGGTGATGGGAATTGATGCCTGGGGGTGGGACCGACCGTTTTGGGCCTTAAAGGAAGAGTTCGCTCGGACAGGCGAGAAAGGCTTGCTGTGGGGAGCACATTATGCCGGCATAGAGAAGGAGTATTGTCATATCGAGAAACTGGCCAATCTGGACCAGCTTCCACGCCCCTTTGGTTTCAAAGTAGTCTGCTTCCCGGTCAAACTTACCGGCGGAAGCGCTGCCTGGAGCCGCGTGGTGGCCATGGTGGAGGATTGA
- a CDS encoding acyl-CoA dehydrogenase family protein: MDFDLTEEQDLTRRAVRDFAESEIAPVAQRLDEREEFSVELTQKMARIGLLGCCVSEKYGGAGMGYVSYTIAVEELARIDGSQAATIAAANSLGVGPIYQFGNETQKSRWLPKLCSGEMLAAFGLTEPEAGSDAGNSRTTVDLRNGRWVINGKKIFITNSACRLTGVVIVQGVTGRRADGKPELSCILVPADAPGFTAKEMKGKMMWRASNTGELFFDDCAVPEENLLGSRGDGLHQMLATLDRGRLSIAAMGLGGSQGAFELALQYANSRIQFGRPVSSFQVNAFKLADMALEIEAARNLLYKACWLLEKKRPFSLEAAMAKLYCSEVMHRCVHSAVQLHGGYGLMKDFRVERLYRDQRLIEIGEGTSEILRIVIARNIGVAGRGM; the protein is encoded by the coding sequence TTGGATTTCGATCTAACAGAGGAACAAGACCTGACACGTCGGGCTGTGCGGGATTTCGCCGAGAGTGAAATAGCACCAGTGGCGCAGAGACTGGATGAACGCGAGGAATTCTCGGTGGAACTCACGCAGAAGATGGCCAGAATAGGTCTTCTAGGCTGTTGCGTTTCAGAGAAGTATGGCGGGGCGGGCATGGGATACGTTTCGTATACCATCGCCGTGGAGGAACTGGCCAGAATTGACGGTTCCCAGGCGGCCACTATCGCCGCAGCGAATTCATTGGGAGTCGGGCCAATCTACCAGTTCGGCAACGAGACGCAGAAGAGCAGGTGGCTTCCGAAGCTGTGTTCGGGGGAGATGCTGGCCGCGTTCGGTCTGACGGAGCCTGAGGCTGGTTCTGATGCCGGGAACTCCAGAACCACAGTGGATCTCCGCAACGGGAGATGGGTCATAAACGGAAAGAAGATCTTCATCACAAACTCGGCATGCCGGCTGACAGGAGTGGTGATAGTGCAGGGTGTAACCGGACGTCGTGCCGATGGGAAGCCGGAACTGAGTTGCATACTTGTTCCCGCTGATGCCCCCGGCTTCACCGCCAAAGAGATGAAAGGGAAGATGATGTGGCGGGCATCCAACACCGGGGAACTGTTTTTTGATGATTGCGCAGTACCGGAAGAGAATCTCCTGGGTAGTAGAGGGGACGGCCTACATCAGATGCTGGCCACCTTGGACAGGGGACGTCTGAGCATCGCTGCCATGGGGCTCGGCGGTTCTCAGGGCGCATTCGAACTGGCTCTGCAGTATGCCAACTCGCGGATCCAATTCGGCCGACCGGTGAGTTCTTTTCAGGTTAATGCGTTCAAGCTCGCGGATATGGCGCTGGAGATCGAAGCAGCCAGGAATCTCCTATACAAGGCGTGCTGGCTTCTTGAAAAGAAGCGCCCCTTCAGCCTGGAAGCGGCCATGGCCAAGCTGTACTGTTCTGAGGTGATGCACAGGTGCGTGCATAGCGCAGTGCAATTGCACGGAGGCTACGGCTTGATGAAGGACTTCCGGGTCGAGAGACTCTATCGTGATCAGAGACTGATCGAGATCGGAGAGGGCACATCGGAGATCTTGAGGATTGTAATCGCCAGAAATATCGGCGTAGCGGGTAGAGGTATGTAG
- a CDS encoding cupin domain-containing protein — MEKEEGKRKRTNDKAEDFITHPTPTDRAKAGSKERESLGDRIRETREIHHLTIRELSNRTGIDTDVLKRIEANEMIPPLGELVKLGKALETRMSFFISPGTDKPMTVVRADQRKETSRHFGKRSERYGYFYESLAPEKANRFMEPFMITLTPAEEVQPSTHDGQEFLLVLEGQMMAQVGGQKEYLEPGDAIYYDSSEPHFVKCVGGKEAKVLAVLYPGR, encoded by the coding sequence ATGGAGAAAGAGGAAGGGAAACGCAAGCGCACAAACGACAAGGCTGAGGATTTCATTACGCATCCTACTCCGACGGATCGCGCAAAGGCTGGCTCGAAGGAAAGAGAATCTCTGGGGGATAGGATCAGGGAAACTCGCGAGATACACCACCTCACAATTCGAGAACTCAGCAATCGGACGGGGATAGATACGGATGTTCTGAAACGCATAGAAGCAAACGAGATGATCCCCCCTCTTGGAGAACTGGTGAAGCTCGGGAAGGCTTTAGAAACCAGAATGAGTTTCTTCATTTCGCCAGGGACTGACAAACCCATGACTGTGGTTCGTGCCGATCAACGCAAAGAAACCTCGCGCCATTTTGGCAAGAGAAGCGAGCGCTATGGCTACTTCTACGAATCCCTGGCCCCAGAGAAAGCCAACCGATTCATGGAGCCCTTCATGATAACCCTCACACCTGCTGAAGAAGTCCAGCCATCTACTCACGATGGCCAGGAGTTTCTGCTTGTACTTGAGGGACAGATGATGGCACAGGTCGGTGGACAGAAAGAGTACCTCGAGCCCGGCGATGCCATCTACTATGATTCCAGTGAGCCGCATTTCGTTAAATGCGTCGGTGGTAAAGAAGCCAAGGTACTGGCTGTACTTTATCCGGGAAGATAA
- a CDS encoding nitroreductase family protein, with amino-acid sequence MLRDLIEKNRSYRRFWQETAVDYETLRQLVDLARLSASAGNMQPLRYILSCDPKKNSLVFQNLSWARSIENWPGPPEGERPSAYIVILEDKQVEHPLHCDHGIAAQSMLLGATGKGLGGCIIGAINKPNLRQVLIIPDRYEILLVFALGKPKEKVVVESLEPSGCTKYWRDSEEVHHVPKRTLGDVILDP; translated from the coding sequence ATGCTACGGGACTTGATAGAAAAGAATAGAAGCTACCGACGCTTCTGGCAGGAAACTGCTGTCGATTATGAGACATTGCGACAACTTGTTGACCTTGCCCGGCTTTCAGCTTCAGCGGGAAACATGCAGCCACTTAGATACATTCTGTCCTGCGACCCGAAGAAGAACTCCCTCGTGTTTCAGAACCTTTCCTGGGCTCGCTCTATTGAGAATTGGCCAGGCCCTCCCGAGGGCGAAAGACCGTCTGCATACATCGTAATCCTTGAAGACAAACAAGTAGAGCATCCCCTGCATTGTGACCACGGGATAGCTGCCCAGAGCATGCTTCTGGGTGCGACTGGGAAGGGTCTGGGAGGTTGCATAATCGGAGCCATCAATAAGCCAAACCTGCGCCAAGTGCTCATAATACCAGATCGCTACGAGATCCTACTTGTATTCGCGCTTGGTAAGCCTAAGGAAAAGGTGGTAGTTGAGAGCCTTGAGCCTAGCGGATGCACAAAATACTGGCGTGATAGCGAAGAAGTACATCATGTGCCGAAGCGGACACTAGGGGATGTGATTCTCGATCCTTAG
- a CDS encoding 4Fe-4S ferredoxin encodes MKKSTRNVIKMHGWRADRAIHNYIYFVYYRLYVSLFLKTGRFLASKFLWLKGLRYAFRFVFSRYHAKVLTASDVHKIITLNKDLIIGPDKSERIIPFHYANQIILKEPEFIAVMDCPCRLTRERPCQPVDVCMAVGRTTAEFWLEHGQKYHVRKVSQVEALRIIRDARERGCITTAWFKLATGGRTGVICSCCSCCCGGIEAMRIAQRFDRTLSNIAPSGYSVIHDANKCRSCKKCGEICMFNAITFSPDNVRIYDYAACMGCGLCTEKCKQQALSLVRDQSKGDPLDVDFLRETLEVIS; translated from the coding sequence ATGAAGAAGTCGACCAGAAATGTCATTAAGATGCACGGATGGCGTGCAGATCGCGCCATCCACAATTATATCTACTTCGTATACTACCGTCTTTACGTGTCTCTTTTCCTCAAGACTGGCCGTTTCTTGGCAAGCAAGTTCCTATGGTTGAAGGGACTGCGTTACGCATTCAGATTCGTCTTTTCACGCTACCATGCCAAGGTGCTGACCGCAAGCGATGTCCACAAGATCATCACCCTAAACAAGGATTTGATAATCGGCCCGGATAAGAGCGAGCGCATAATCCCGTTTCACTATGCAAACCAGATCATTCTGAAGGAACCCGAGTTCATCGCAGTCATGGACTGTCCTTGTCGCCTTACCAGGGAGAGACCATGTCAGCCTGTGGATGTATGCATGGCGGTGGGAAGAACCACAGCAGAATTCTGGCTCGAACACGGCCAGAAGTACCATGTTAGGAAAGTCAGCCAGGTTGAAGCGCTCAGAATAATCAGGGATGCCCGCGAGCGAGGTTGCATTACCACAGCATGGTTCAAATTGGCCACTGGGGGGAGAACTGGCGTCATCTGCTCTTGTTGTTCGTGCTGCTGTGGCGGCATCGAAGCCATGCGCATAGCTCAGAGATTCGATAGGACTCTCTCCAACATCGCCCCGTCTGGTTATTCTGTGATTCATGATGCAAATAAATGCAGGTCATGCAAGAAGTGCGGTGAGATATGCATGTTCAATGCCATAACCTTTAGCCCAGATAATGTGCGCATCTATGATTATGCCGCTTGCATGGGGTGTGGGCTTTGCACAGAGAAGTGCAAACAGCAAGCCTTGAGCCTGGTTAGAGACCAATCTAAGGGCGATCCTCTGGATGTCGATTTCCTAAGGGAAACGCTTGAGGTCATCAGTTAG
- a CDS encoding FAD-dependent oxidoreductase yields MKDQTRKLQTDVVVVGSGPGGATVARELAKQGKKVVILERGKNPKWTGNILSTFFIIDKRSLLFPKEGVRVGRALTTGGSSVIYCGTAVPPPDWIKAKYGIDLSKFAEEARQEIGIKPLPERLVGPASRRIMEAARDLGLNWNPLDKFIDAERCELKCPHCMLGCSRGAIWTARKYVQEAVDSGATLLNQAQVQEVLVENKQAVGVRALTPKGQLTVEAKSTVLAAGGMATPVLLQRAGISDAGQGLFVDPLIITYGNCKGPSSTRDIPMTAGTLEYAPEGIVMTDLAYPWAFYLLNAYWKGWKYLPKILGYGSTIGIMTKVRDGLSGRVNPDGTISKPITDEERDKLDKGASIAEKILKGAGADPRSIYTAPVGAAHPGGTARIGQVIDAELETQIGNLYVCDSSIIPEPLGLPPVWTLIAFGKRLARRLGSVV; encoded by the coding sequence ATGAAAGATCAGACTCGGAAGCTTCAGACGGATGTTGTGGTAGTGGGTTCAGGACCTGGGGGAGCCACTGTCGCGCGAGAGCTGGCTAAGCAAGGGAAGAAGGTTGTCATTCTAGAACGTGGGAAGAACCCCAAATGGACCGGCAATATCTTGAGCACATTCTTCATCATTGACAAACGAAGCCTGCTGTTCCCCAAAGAAGGGGTGAGAGTAGGTAGAGCTTTGACAACGGGTGGTTCGAGCGTTATCTACTGCGGAACAGCGGTACCACCCCCAGACTGGATCAAAGCCAAATACGGGATTGATCTTAGCAAGTTCGCGGAAGAGGCGCGGCAGGAAATCGGCATTAAGCCTCTTCCTGAGAGACTGGTCGGTCCCGCATCGCGGCGAATAATGGAGGCGGCGCGCGATCTCGGGCTTAATTGGAATCCGCTGGACAAGTTCATTGACGCTGAGAGGTGTGAGCTGAAATGCCCTCACTGTATGCTGGGATGCTCAAGAGGTGCCATATGGACAGCCCGGAAATATGTTCAGGAAGCTGTTGACAGTGGAGCCACTCTCCTGAATCAGGCTCAAGTGCAGGAGGTTCTAGTTGAGAACAAACAAGCTGTAGGGGTCAGGGCATTGACTCCAAAGGGCCAGCTCACGGTTGAGGCCAAGAGCACAGTCCTGGCAGCGGGAGGGATGGCTACCCCTGTGCTTCTGCAACGTGCTGGTATATCCGACGCCGGACAGGGGCTCTTTGTTGATCCCCTGATCATCACCTATGGCAACTGTAAGGGCCCTAGCTCTACGCGAGATATCCCTATGACCGCGGGCACTCTGGAGTATGCGCCCGAGGGTATTGTCATGACCGACCTAGCTTATCCTTGGGCTTTCTATCTCTTGAATGCCTATTGGAAAGGATGGAAGTATCTTCCCAAGATTCTTGGGTATGGAAGCACCATTGGGATAATGACTAAGGTCAGGGATGGGCTGAGTGGGCGGGTGAACCCTGATGGCACCATCTCCAAGCCGATTACGGACGAAGAACGTGACAAGCTCGACAAAGGAGCCAGTATCGCGGAGAAGATACTGAAGGGGGCGGGGGCTGACCCGCGGTCCATCTATACAGCGCCGGTGGGAGCAGCGCATCCTGGGGGGACAGCTCGCATTGGACAAGTAATTGATGCTGAACTGGAGACTCAAATAGGGAACCTTTATGTATGTGACTCTAGTATCATCCCCGAACCATTGGGGCTCCCTCCGGTCTGGACTCTAATCGCCTTCGGGAAACGCTTGGCTCGCAGATTGGGCTCCGTAGTGTAG